In Janthinobacterium rivuli, a single genomic region encodes these proteins:
- a CDS encoding DUF883 family protein, with protein sequence MLENNITTVNNDVKTLVKDAQALFSAAAALTGEKADEVRVKGMKTLDAALAKAHEAQASAIVATKQMAAQADGYVKENPWRTVAVAAGVGVLVGFILGRK encoded by the coding sequence ATGTTGGAAAACAATATCACCACCGTCAATAACGATGTCAAAACCCTGGTCAAGGATGCGCAAGCCCTGTTCAGCGCCGCTGCCGCCCTGACGGGCGAAAAAGCCGACGAAGTGCGCGTCAAGGGCATGAAAACCCTGGACGCCGCCCTGGCCAAGGCGCATGAAGCGCAGGCGTCGGCCATCGTTGCCACCAAGCAGATGGCTGCCCAGGCTGACGGCTATGTCAAGGAAAACCCATGGCGCACCGTGGCTGTCGCCGCTGGCGTCGGCGTGCTGGTCGGCTTCATCCTGGGCCGCAAGTAA
- a CDS encoding phage holin family protein has protein sequence MDKSASSHQGPGLIGSVAGLAKNAVGLMLSRLELATIELSEVRNHMLQLIVIFALATVAGLFAIAYGSVLIVFLAWDSLGWKILAIMTVVFVLLAIALVMYARAMLRQGKLSMPATMAELKADRDMLM, from the coding sequence ATGGACAAGTCTGCTTCGTCTCACCAGGGGCCGGGATTGATCGGCTCGGTTGCCGGCCTGGCCAAAAACGCCGTCGGACTGATGTTGTCGCGGCTGGAACTGGCCACCATCGAACTGTCGGAAGTGCGCAATCACATGCTGCAGCTGATTGTCATTTTCGCGCTGGCGACCGTGGCGGGCTTGTTTGCCATCGCTTACGGCAGCGTGCTGATCGTCTTCCTGGCCTGGGATAGCCTGGGCTGGAAGATCCTGGCGATCATGACGGTCGTGTTCGTACTGCTGGCCATCGCGCTGGTGATGTATGCGCGCGCCATGCTGCGTCAAGGAAAGCTGTCCATGCCGGCCACCATGGCGGAATTGAAGGCTGACCGCGACATGCTGATGTAA